From a single Spongiibacter taiwanensis genomic region:
- the dapD gene encoding 2,3,4,5-tetrahydropyridine-2,6-dicarboxylate N-succinyltransferase has protein sequence MTDSVFSLGLGLGTQNSKGQWLDTFYPQPQVAPSAELIAAIAPVVNYTGGNEALATNKDTMAALAEALKGCGEDTLADVAVQLASSDQPLVVTVLATDDAPTSVPEVYLKLHLLSHRLVKPHQQNLTGMFGALPNVAWTNQGAVDLAELPQRQLQARMKGELLEVMSVDKFPKMTNYVVPTGVRIAHTARVRLGAYLGEGTTIMHEGFVNFNAGTEGPGMIEGRISAGVMIGSGSDLGGGCSTMGTLSGGNNVIISVGKECLIGANAGIGIPLGDRCTVEAGLYITAGSVVAMIDDTGAVAGTAKARDLAGKSDLLFRRNSKNGAIEALTNKSAIALNEMLHAHN, from the coding sequence ATGACTGACAGCGTATTCAGCCTGGGCCTCGGCCTCGGCACCCAAAACAGCAAAGGCCAGTGGCTCGACACGTTCTACCCTCAGCCACAAGTTGCACCCAGTGCCGAATTGATTGCCGCCATTGCGCCGGTGGTGAATTACACCGGCGGCAACGAAGCCCTTGCCACCAACAAAGACACCATGGCCGCCCTGGCCGAAGCACTCAAAGGCTGCGGTGAAGACACCCTGGCCGACGTTGCGGTCCAGCTCGCCAGCAGCGATCAACCGCTGGTGGTCACCGTCCTGGCCACTGACGACGCGCCCACCAGCGTGCCCGAGGTTTACCTGAAGCTGCACCTGCTGTCTCACCGCCTGGTCAAACCCCACCAGCAAAACCTGACCGGCATGTTCGGCGCCTTGCCCAATGTGGCCTGGACCAACCAGGGCGCCGTCGATCTGGCCGAGCTGCCCCAGCGCCAGCTGCAAGCGCGCATGAAAGGTGAGCTGCTCGAAGTCATGTCGGTGGACAAATTCCCCAAAATGACCAACTACGTGGTACCCACTGGCGTGCGCATTGCTCACACCGCGCGGGTGCGCCTGGGCGCTTACCTCGGTGAAGGCACCACCATCATGCACGAGGGTTTTGTGAACTTTAATGCCGGCACCGAAGGCCCCGGCATGATTGAAGGCCGCATCTCTGCCGGCGTCATGATCGGTTCCGGATCGGACCTGGGCGGAGGCTGCTCTACCATGGGCACCCTGTCTGGCGGCAACAATGTGATTATCTCCGTGGGCAAAGAGTGCCTGATCGGCGCCAATGCCGGTATTGGTATTCCCCTAGGCGACCGCTGCACCGTGGAAGCCGGGCTCTACATCACGGCGGGCTCGGTGGTTGCCATGATCGACGACACCGGCGCGGTAGCCGGTACCGCCAAGGCCCGGGACCTGGCAGGCAAGTCTGACCTGCTGTTCCGCCGCAACTCCAAAAACGGCGCCATTGAGGCCCTGACTAACAAGTCGGCCATTGCGCTAAACGAGATGCTGCACGCCCACAACTAA
- a CDS encoding AI-2E family transporter, with protein sequence MAHGGEADEQGTSTGIAPQASNRPLPLGKSTAWAVHIIAILAVLYTMKVARDVLLPITLAVIFALLLGPAVNRLQSWRLPRSLAALVILALSLGAFGGGVYMLSEPALEWLGKTPEAVANLREEFHAVDSNSAEVDAASRSFDSLEKALSSQPSNPQITQVVLTEPGWRSEVWETAKNFGVYGTLSVIMLFFLLTAGDALLKRFIHTLPSQRDKATVIGVATAAQEQMSRYLTTVTAVNFAVGLVTGCALWVADFPDPALWGAMAALLRYIPYLGVSIMIGLLAIISSVTYDTIAMILAAPLGFALFTAIVGQFVDPLVHGLRFSLNPIVVFLWIFFWGWLWGAPGVLLAVPLLTLVQVVCQHSQRLTPLAHIIGSE encoded by the coding sequence GTGGCACACGGCGGAGAAGCTGACGAACAGGGAACCTCAACCGGCATCGCGCCGCAGGCATCAAACAGGCCATTGCCGCTAGGCAAATCCACCGCCTGGGCGGTACACATCATCGCGATTCTGGCGGTGCTCTACACCATGAAGGTGGCCCGGGACGTATTACTGCCCATCACCCTAGCGGTCATTTTCGCCCTGCTGCTCGGCCCCGCTGTTAATCGGCTGCAGAGCTGGCGCCTTCCCCGCAGTTTGGCCGCACTGGTCATCCTTGCCTTAAGCCTGGGCGCCTTCGGCGGTGGTGTTTATATGCTGTCCGAACCCGCCCTTGAATGGCTGGGCAAAACCCCCGAGGCCGTCGCCAACCTGCGCGAAGAGTTTCATGCGGTAGACTCCAACAGCGCCGAAGTCGACGCTGCCAGCCGCAGCTTTGACAGCCTGGAAAAGGCCCTCAGCAGTCAGCCCAGCAACCCGCAAATCACCCAGGTGGTTCTCACCGAGCCGGGATGGCGCAGCGAAGTGTGGGAAACCGCCAAAAATTTTGGTGTGTACGGCACCCTTAGCGTAATCATGCTGTTCTTCTTGCTGACCGCCGGTGATGCGCTACTCAAGCGATTTATTCACACCCTGCCGAGCCAGCGCGACAAGGCGACCGTCATTGGTGTTGCCACCGCGGCCCAGGAACAAATGTCGCGCTACCTAACCACGGTTACCGCGGTCAATTTTGCGGTAGGCCTGGTCACCGGCTGTGCATTGTGGGTGGCGGATTTTCCCGACCCCGCGCTGTGGGGCGCCATGGCGGCACTACTGCGCTACATCCCCTACCTCGGGGTAAGCATCATGATCGGCTTGCTGGCCATCATCAGCAGCGTCACTTACGACACCATCGCAATGATTCTGGCTGCGCCGCTGGGCTTTGCCCTGTTTACCGCTATTGTGGGCCAATTTGTTGATCCGTTAGTCCATGGCCTGCGTTTCAGTCTTAACCCCATTGTGGTGTTTTTATGGATTTTCTTCTGGGGCTGGTTGTGGGGCGCCCCAGGTGTATTGCTGGCGGTTCCCTTACTTACCCTGGTTCAGGTGGTTTGCCAGCACAGTCAACGCCTGACTCCCCTCGCGCATATCATAGGAAGTGAATGA
- a CDS encoding arsenate reductase family protein, with product MTVTLYGIKNCDTVRAARKWLEGHGIDHQFHDIRDEPLPEGQFAQWLTELGDALINKRSTTWKQLGDADKAMAEDRGATLLQGHPTLMKRPLLDTGNSLHLGFKDADYQQIFTHHTL from the coding sequence ATGACGGTTACCCTATACGGCATTAAAAATTGCGACACCGTGCGCGCCGCCCGCAAGTGGCTTGAGGGTCACGGCATTGACCACCAGTTTCACGATATTCGCGACGAGCCCCTGCCAGAGGGCCAGTTCGCCCAGTGGCTGACCGAACTCGGCGACGCCCTGATCAACAAACGCAGCACCACCTGGAAGCAGCTCGGCGACGCCGACAAAGCAATGGCAGAAGACCGTGGGGCGACCCTGCTGCAGGGGCATCCCACCCTGATGAAACGCCCCCTGCTCGACACCGGCAACAGCTTGCATCTGGGCTTCAAGGATGCGGACTACCAACAGATTTTTACTCATCACACTCTCTAG
- a CDS encoding [protein-PII] uridylyltransferase, which yields MPNLDNAVLEQGNGKALAHYKNYLKTLAKELEEGFYNGTPAWELVQLRSKKIDELLQDIWQRLDWGDDVALVAVGGYGRGELHPYSDIDILILTRDDTDHYRDSIEQLITRLWDLNLNVGHSARSILQCQQAAIEDITIATNLMESRTIAGNPALHRELMKLVGPEEIWPSAEFFRAKWDEQISRHRKYANTEYNLEPNIKSSPGGLRDIQMIGWVIKRHFGAQSIDDLYDRQFLSLEELSVLRDGQAFLWKLRFALHLIAGREEDRLLFDHQRTLAKMFGYKDGDGKLAVESFMQEYYRWAMNLGVLNDVLMQHFDETILRACEAETLIELNSRFRIRNGHIEVANDKVFEKNPTALMEIFFLMASNPAIDGARASTIRLILKSLHLLNDRFRADPRNKRFFMELLKCPQRVALQLRRMRRWGVLGGFIPEFGQIMGQMQHDLFHIYSVDAHTMALIKNISRFRYPSMVDTYPMACRIMQRLPKPELLFLAGLFHDIAKGRGGDHSTLGAVDARNFCENLGLNKRDTNLVAWLVEKHLEMSSVSQRRDIQDPEVIRDFALLVGEQTRLDYLFCLTVADINATNPNLWTSWRASLMRQLYAETRRALRRGLENPIDKQEWIAETQLGAIERLEDYGFTDTEVRKLWSKTGEDYFIREQIDDIVWHTRAIAQRTNPDAPLVLIKPDARQGIEGATQIFVHTKGRPGLFALLASAMEQLDLSIQDARIYNSGSGYTLDTFYVLDANGEPLGDNPARIDHIMKFLRQHLESPDKFPGFTNRRTPRQMRLFTTPTRTSMSTDLNKGHTILEVITPDRPGLLARVAQIFNQYDLRLQNAKIATLGERVEDVFFITNSEQKPVEDPALCREIQDAICRELDQQVSKQNESTAPGPSGLSI from the coding sequence ATGCCAAATCTCGATAACGCCGTGCTGGAGCAAGGCAACGGCAAGGCGCTCGCGCATTACAAGAACTACCTCAAAACCCTGGCCAAGGAATTGGAAGAGGGTTTTTACAATGGCACGCCAGCCTGGGAGCTGGTGCAGCTGCGCTCCAAGAAAATCGACGAGCTGCTGCAGGACATCTGGCAGCGCCTCGACTGGGGCGACGACGTTGCCCTGGTGGCCGTGGGCGGCTACGGCCGGGGCGAGCTTCACCCCTACTCTGACATTGATATTCTGATCCTGACCCGGGACGACACCGACCACTACCGGGACAGCATCGAACAACTCATCACACGCCTGTGGGATTTGAACTTAAACGTGGGCCACAGCGCCCGCAGCATCCTGCAATGCCAACAGGCCGCCATCGAAGACATCACCATTGCCACCAACCTGATGGAGTCCCGCACCATTGCCGGTAACCCCGCACTCCACCGGGAATTGATGAAACTGGTCGGCCCCGAAGAAATCTGGCCCAGCGCCGAATTCTTCCGCGCCAAATGGGACGAGCAAATCAGCCGCCACCGCAAATACGCCAACACCGAGTACAACCTCGAACCCAACATCAAGAGCTCCCCCGGTGGCCTGCGCGACATTCAAATGATCGGCTGGGTGATCAAGCGCCACTTCGGCGCCCAGTCCATCGACGACCTGTACGACCGTCAGTTTCTGAGCCTGGAGGAACTGTCCGTGCTGCGCGACGGCCAGGCCTTTTTGTGGAAACTGCGCTTTGCCCTGCACCTGATCGCTGGCCGGGAGGAAGATCGTCTGTTGTTCGACCACCAGCGCACCCTGGCCAAAATGTTTGGCTATAAAGATGGCGACGGCAAGCTCGCCGTCGAGAGCTTTATGCAGGAGTACTATCGCTGGGCAATGAACCTCGGGGTGCTCAACGATGTGCTGATGCAGCACTTTGACGAGACCATTCTGCGCGCCTGTGAAGCCGAAACCCTGATCGAGCTGAACTCCCGCTTCCGGATACGCAACGGCCATATCGAAGTCGCCAACGACAAGGTCTTCGAGAAAAACCCCACCGCATTGATGGAGATCTTTTTCCTGATGGCCAGCAACCCGGCCATCGATGGCGCCCGGGCCAGCACCATTCGCCTGATCCTGAAATCCCTGCACCTCCTCAACGACCGCTTTCGGGCCGACCCGCGCAACAAGCGCTTCTTTATGGAGCTGCTGAAATGCCCGCAGCGGGTGGCCTTGCAACTGCGCCGTATGCGCCGCTGGGGCGTGCTCGGCGGCTTCATTCCCGAGTTCGGCCAGATCATGGGCCAGATGCAGCACGACCTGTTCCATATTTACTCGGTCGATGCCCACACCATGGCGCTGATCAAAAATATCAGCCGCTTCCGCTATCCCAGCATGGTCGACACCTACCCCATGGCCTGCCGGATCATGCAGCGCCTGCCCAAGCCGGAACTGCTGTTTTTGGCCGGTCTGTTCCACGACATCGCCAAGGGCCGGGGTGGCGATCATTCCACGCTCGGCGCGGTTGACGCCCGCAACTTCTGCGAAAACCTGGGGCTGAATAAGCGCGACACCAATTTAGTGGCCTGGCTGGTGGAAAAGCACCTGGAGATGTCCTCGGTTTCCCAGCGCCGGGATATTCAGGACCCGGAAGTCATCCGCGACTTCGCCCTACTGGTGGGTGAACAGACCCGTCTGGACTACCTGTTTTGCCTGACCGTGGCCGATATCAACGCCACCAACCCCAATCTGTGGACCTCCTGGCGGGCCTCCCTGATGCGTCAGCTCTATGCGGAAACCCGCCGGGCCCTGCGCCGGGGCCTGGAAAACCCCATCGACAAGCAGGAGTGGATTGCCGAAACCCAACTGGGCGCCATCGAGCGACTGGAAGATTACGGCTTTACCGATACCGAAGTGCGCAAGCTCTGGTCCAAAACCGGTGAAGATTACTTTATTCGCGAACAGATCGACGACATCGTCTGGCACACCCGGGCCATCGCCCAGCGCACCAACCCCGATGCACCGCTGGTGTTGATCAAGCCCGACGCCCGCCAGGGCATTGAGGGCGCCACCCAGATTTTCGTCCACACCAAGGGGCGACCCGGTCTGTTCGCCCTGCTGGCGTCGGCCATGGAGCAGCTCGATCTAAGCATTCAGGACGCCCGCATTTACAACAGCGGCTCGGGCTACACCCTCGACACGTTCTATGTGCTTGATGCGAACGGTGAACCCCTCGGAGACAACCCGGCGCGAATCGATCACATCATGAAATTCCTGCGCCAGCACCTTGAGAGCCCCGACAAATTTCCGGGCTTTACCAACCGCCGCACCCCGCGGCAGATGCGCCTGTTTACCACCCCAACCCGCACCAGCATGTCGACGGATTTGAACAAGGGACACACCATTTTAGAGGTGATTACCCCGGACCGCCCCGGCCTGCTGGCCAGAGTCGCCCAGATTTTTAACCAATACGATCTACGTCTGCAAAACGCCAAAATCGCCACCCTCGGCGAGCGGGTGGAAGACGTATTTTTTATTACCAACAGTGAGCAGAAGCCGGTGGAAGACCCCGCCCTGTGCCGGGAAATCCAAGACGCCATCTGCAGGGAACTGGACCAGCAAGTGAGCAAACAGAATGAATCCACGGCTCCAGGCCCTTCAGGCCTATCCATTTGA
- a CDS encoding YqaA family protein, with protein sequence MLLQYGLLFLASFGAATILPFYSEILLIAQLRDGLNPYALWFFASLGNTLGAGVNWWLGERLVQYADRRWFPARKSDLERAQRWFNRYGRWTLLMTWLPVGGDALTVIGGMMRVPALSFFFLVGLGKSVRYALLIAGYQAL encoded by the coding sequence ATGTTGTTGCAGTACGGCCTGCTCTTTCTGGCGTCCTTCGGCGCGGCCACCATCCTGCCCTTCTACTCAGAGATTCTGCTGATCGCCCAATTGCGCGATGGCCTCAATCCCTACGCCCTGTGGTTTTTTGCCAGCCTCGGCAACACCCTCGGCGCCGGGGTGAACTGGTGGCTGGGCGAACGGCTGGTGCAGTATGCCGACCGCCGCTGGTTTCCCGCCCGCAAATCAGATCTCGAGCGCGCCCAACGCTGGTTTAATCGCTATGGTCGCTGGACCCTGCTGATGACCTGGCTGCCGGTAGGCGGCGATGCCCTCACGGTTATCGGCGGCATGATGCGGGTACCGGCACTGTCCTTCTTCTTTCTGGTTGGCCTCGGCAAAAGCGTGCGCTATGCCTTGCTGATTGCAGGCTACCAGGCCCTGTAA
- a CDS encoding amidoligase family protein — MTDIDSYRQQLWPLPLQPKTHEGKFRRVGVEIEFTGLQIDEIVDIITDLLGGKAKEISDYEVDVVDTALGKFGVELDFAYIKKLSRERKESGTSNDFDELTETVVGAIAKQLVPFEVVGPPVDMPDLWRMESLFKALREAGAEGTGSAATNAFGLQLNPEMPDCEAATILNYLRAFFCLFDWLKARSKVDLTRRLTSYVDPFAKEYVLKVLDPDYQPDIDTLIDDYLHYNPTRNRALDMLPLFTHIDEPRVRAKVDDDRVKPRPTLHYRLPNSLIDDPDWGLITPWRDWLQVDNLASQPERLLEVCKAYRKHLDSFTDSLFGDWPQQSYQWLVPELL; from the coding sequence ATGACCGACATTGACAGTTATCGCCAGCAACTCTGGCCATTGCCACTGCAACCAAAAACCCACGAGGGCAAGTTTCGTCGGGTGGGGGTCGAGATTGAATTTACCGGCCTGCAGATTGACGAGATTGTCGACATCATCACCGATCTGCTCGGCGGCAAGGCGAAGGAAATCTCAGACTACGAGGTGGATGTGGTCGACACCGCGCTGGGCAAGTTTGGTGTTGAGCTGGATTTTGCCTACATCAAAAAGCTCAGTCGTGAGCGCAAAGAAAGCGGCACCAGCAACGATTTTGACGAGCTGACCGAAACCGTCGTCGGCGCCATTGCCAAGCAACTGGTGCCCTTTGAAGTGGTGGGACCACCGGTGGATATGCCCGACCTGTGGCGCATGGAGAGCCTGTTCAAAGCCCTGCGGGAAGCGGGCGCCGAGGGCACTGGCAGCGCGGCCACCAATGCCTTTGGCCTGCAACTCAACCCGGAGATGCCCGACTGCGAGGCGGCCACCATTCTCAATTATCTGCGCGCCTTTTTTTGCCTGTTTGATTGGCTCAAGGCCCGCAGCAAGGTGGACTTAACCCGCCGGCTGACCTCCTATGTGGACCCCTTTGCCAAGGAATATGTGCTCAAGGTCCTCGACCCGGATTACCAGCCCGATATCGACACCTTGATCGACGACTATCTGCACTACAACCCAACCCGCAATCGGGCGCTGGATATGCTGCCGCTGTTCACCCACATCGACGAGCCACGAGTGCGAGCGAAGGTGGACGACGACCGGGTCAAACCGCGCCCCACCCTGCACTACCGGCTGCCCAATAGTCTGATAGACGATCCCGATTGGGGGCTGATCACTCCCTGGCGCGACTGGCTGCAAGTAGACAACCTGGCCAGCCAGCCCGAGCGCCTGCTTGAGGTTTGCAAGGCCTACCGCAAACACCTGGACAGCTTTACCGACAGCCTGTTTGGCGATTGGCCCCAGCAAAGCTACCAATGGTTGGTGCCGGAGCTGTTATGA
- a CDS encoding YaeQ family protein, whose product MALTATVFKAALDISDLRRHHYHSYSLTLARHPSETDERMMLRLLAFALYAHEDLEFTRGLSSTDEPDLWQKSPSGEIALWIELGQPTVKRLRKARGLARQTVVLSYGGRTADQWWKDNQRELAELPTLTVIEIATAASKALAELAQRTMNLQCTLDDDSLWLSNETTNLEIQPSVLLQAQG is encoded by the coding sequence ATGGCCCTGACCGCCACTGTATTCAAAGCCGCTCTCGATATCAGCGACCTGCGCCGCCACCACTATCACAGCTACTCACTGACCCTCGCCCGCCACCCTTCCGAAACCGACGAGCGGATGATGCTGCGGCTGCTGGCCTTTGCCCTGTATGCCCATGAAGACCTGGAATTTACCCGGGGCCTGAGCAGCACCGATGAGCCCGATCTGTGGCAAAAATCGCCGAGCGGCGAAATTGCATTGTGGATCGAGCTCGGCCAGCCCACCGTCAAGCGCCTGCGCAAAGCCCGGGGCCTGGCCCGGCAAACCGTGGTACTGAGCTACGGCGGCCGCACGGCAGATCAATGGTGGAAGGACAATCAACGCGAACTTGCCGAGCTGCCGACACTCACCGTTATTGAGATTGCCACGGCGGCGTCCAAAGCGCTGGCCGAACTCGCCCAGCGCACCATGAATCTGCAATGCACCCTTGATGATGACAGCCTGTGGCTGTCCAACGAGACAACCAACCTGGAAATTCAGCCCAGCGTGTTACTCCAAGCCCAAGGCTGA
- a CDS encoding gamma-glutamyl-gamma-aminobutyrate hydrolase family protein, whose translation MNKPLIGVTGDDQTLRFSWWFIRWALWRCGAKAWRLTPNHSELPDHLDGIVISGGDDIDPQLYLPDTPEVAPINPRRDKFEIAVLERLLGTNMPILGICRGAQLLNVVLGGSLFSDLREVRVKTSNRRSLLPRKQMITEPDSHLRRILGSDTCRINSLHHQAVKNLGEGMKVSGRDLDNIVQAIESTEHPFRIGVQWHPEYLPQKSIQLRLFKQLVESVQ comes from the coding sequence ATGAACAAACCGCTGATCGGTGTCACTGGCGACGATCAAACCCTGCGTTTTTCCTGGTGGTTTATTCGCTGGGCCCTGTGGCGCTGCGGCGCCAAAGCCTGGCGTCTCACCCCCAATCACAGCGAACTGCCCGACCACCTGGACGGCATTGTGATCAGTGGCGGCGACGACATTGATCCTCAGCTCTATCTGCCCGACACCCCCGAGGTGGCGCCGATTAACCCGCGCCGGGACAAATTTGAAATCGCGGTACTGGAACGCCTGCTGGGCACCAACATGCCCATCCTCGGCATTTGCCGTGGGGCGCAATTGCTTAACGTGGTGCTGGGCGGGTCGCTGTTTTCCGACCTGCGCGAGGTCCGGGTAAAAACCTCCAACCGCCGCAGCCTGTTGCCACGCAAACAGATGATCACCGAGCCAGACAGCCACCTGCGCCGCATTCTTGGCAGTGACACCTGCCGGATCAACAGCCTGCATCACCAGGCAGTGAAGAATTTGGGCGAGGGCATGAAGGTCAGCGGCCGCGATCTGGACAACATTGTGCAGGCCATCGAATCCACCGAGCACCCCTTTCGCATTGGCGTGCAGTGGCATCCGGAATACCTGCCGCAAAAGTCGATTCAGTTGCGCCTGTTCAAACAACTGGTGGAGTCGGTGCAGTAA
- a CDS encoding PLDc N-terminal domain-containing protein, protein MELQVTGLLGFLIFIADIWAILNIVQSRESSGAKLLWIVLILLLPLLGLIIWWFAGPRER, encoded by the coding sequence ATGGAACTGCAGGTAACAGGACTTCTGGGATTTCTCATCTTTATCGCCGACATCTGGGCGATTCTTAATATTGTGCAGAGCCGGGAAAGCTCAGGCGCAAAATTGCTCTGGATCGTATTGATCCTGCTACTTCCCTTACTGGGACTGATTATCTGGTGGTTTGCCGGCCCCCGTGAGCGCTGA
- the dapC gene encoding succinyldiaminopimelate transaminase, giving the protein MNPRLQALQAYPFEKLRALLADCQPPAVRHIPLSIGEPRHPAPEFVVADISANLDKLSNYPTTKGIAELRTAIADWASRRFSLQGLCAETQVLPVNGTREALFAFAQAVVSPSDDALVVCPNPFYQIYEGAALLAGAQPHFLACHAQTGFIPDYSAVPAEVWQRCQLLYLCTPGNPSGAVMSQDALQQLIRLADEHDFIIASDECYSELYFDEAAPPPGLLQACAAMGRDDYRRCVVFHSLSKRSNLPGMRSGFVAGDATVLADFLLYRTYHGCAMPVQHQLASAAAWSDEAHVLANRDRYREKFSRVLAELDGCLDVSQPDASFYLWAKTPIADTEFARGLFDQQHVTVLAGSYLSRTVDGVNPGANYVRMALVAELDDCVEAARRIKAYCASLESAQC; this is encoded by the coding sequence ATGAATCCACGGCTCCAGGCCCTTCAGGCCTATCCATTTGAAAAATTGCGGGCCCTGCTGGCAGACTGCCAGCCGCCCGCCGTTCGCCACATTCCCCTGTCCATCGGCGAGCCTCGCCATCCGGCGCCGGAATTTGTGGTGGCCGACATCAGCGCCAACCTGGACAAGCTGAGCAACTACCCCACTACCAAGGGTATCGCCGAGTTACGCACCGCCATCGCCGACTGGGCCAGCCGCCGCTTTAGCTTGCAAGGGCTGTGTGCCGAGACCCAGGTATTGCCGGTAAACGGCACCCGGGAGGCCCTGTTTGCCTTTGCCCAGGCGGTGGTCAGCCCCAGTGATGACGCCCTGGTGGTCTGCCCCAACCCGTTCTACCAGATCTATGAAGGTGCGGCGCTGCTGGCCGGTGCCCAGCCCCACTTTCTGGCCTGCCACGCCCAAACCGGGTTTATTCCAGACTACTCCGCCGTGCCCGCCGAGGTGTGGCAACGCTGTCAGTTGCTCTACCTGTGCACCCCGGGCAACCCCAGCGGCGCCGTGATGAGCCAGGACGCACTGCAGCAGTTGATCCGGCTTGCCGACGAACACGACTTCATTATTGCCAGCGACGAATGCTACTCCGAACTCTACTTTGACGAAGCCGCGCCACCCCCAGGCCTGCTACAGGCGTGCGCGGCCATGGGTCGGGACGATTACCGCCGCTGCGTGGTCTTCCACAGCCTGTCAAAACGCTCCAACCTGCCCGGCATGCGCTCGGGTTTTGTCGCCGGTGATGCCACCGTCCTCGCCGACTTCCTGCTCTACCGCACCTACCACGGCTGCGCCATGCCGGTTCAGCATCAGCTTGCCAGCGCCGCCGCCTGGAGTGACGAAGCGCATGTACTGGCCAACCGCGATCGATACCGGGAGAAGTTCAGCCGGGTACTGGCAGAGCTGGACGGCTGCCTGGATGTCAGCCAGCCTGACGCCTCGTTTTATCTGTGGGCCAAAACTCCCATCGCCGACACCGAGTTTGCCCGTGGGCTGTTTGACCAGCAGCACGTCACCGTGCTGGCCGGCAGCTATTTGTCGCGCACGGTGGATGGCGTCAATCCCGGCGCCAACTATGTGCGCATGGCGTTGGTGGCCGAGCTGGACGATTGCGTTGAGGCAGCCCGCCGCATTAAGGCCTATTGCGCCTCACTGGAGTCCGCTCAGTGCTGA
- the nth gene encoding endonuclease III produces the protein MLKADRVAFIQRRLDELYPEQPIPLDHKDPYTLLVAVLLSAQCTDERVNQVTPALFALADNPFDMAQQDVDKIREIIRPCGLSPQKSKAIKRLSEILVEQHNGVVPQDWDALEALPGVGHKTASVVMSQAFGVPAFPVDTHIHRLAQRWGLSSGKNVAQTEKDLKRLFARDKWNSLHLQIIYYGREFCSARGCDGTVCEICTTCYPERKSPKKTKKA, from the coding sequence GTGCTGAAGGCAGATCGCGTCGCCTTTATTCAGCGGCGCCTCGACGAACTCTATCCCGAACAGCCCATCCCGCTGGACCACAAAGACCCCTACACCCTTTTGGTGGCGGTGTTGCTGTCGGCCCAGTGCACCGACGAGCGGGTGAATCAGGTGACCCCTGCCCTGTTCGCTCTGGCCGACAACCCCTTCGATATGGCCCAGCAGGACGTGGATAAAATCCGCGAGATCATCCGCCCCTGCGGCCTGTCACCGCAAAAATCCAAGGCCATCAAACGGCTGTCAGAAATTCTGGTGGAGCAACACAACGGCGTGGTGCCCCAGGACTGGGACGCACTGGAAGCTCTCCCCGGGGTGGGCCACAAAACTGCCAGCGTGGTGATGTCCCAGGCCTTTGGTGTGCCGGCGTTTCCGGTAGACACCCACATTCACCGCCTGGCCCAGCGCTGGGGCCTGAGCAGTGGCAAAAATGTGGCGCAAACCGAAAAAGACCTGAAGCGCCTGTTTGCCCGGGATAAATGGAATAGCCTGCATTTGCAGATTATTTACTACGGTCGCGAGTTCTGCAGCGCCCGGGGCTGCGACGGCACCGTCTGTGAAATCTGTACCACCTGCTATCCCGAACGAAAATCTCCGAAGAAAACCAAAAAAGCCTGA